TGTCGCTCAGGAGGCGGCGGATGAGCTGAAGAACAACGCGAAGAAGGAAGCCCAGCTGATCATTAAGGAATCCGAGAAGAATGCGGATCGGATCATTAATGATGCGCTCGGTAAATCCCGCAAAATCGCGCTTGAGGTTGAAGAACTGAAGAAGCAGGCTTCCATCTACCGCACCCGCTTCCGCTCCCTGGTTGAGGCGCAGCTGGAGCTGTTGAAACAAGAAGGCTGGGAGACGCTCGAGAACCGGGAACCGAGTCTTGAACCAAAAGAAGTATACTAGGCGGGTATCCGGTTGACTTTTTCCGCGAAAGAGTCTATAACTAATAACATATTGTTGATTCATACAACCATTCGTTGATGGGAATAGTACGCGAAGGATCTGTCCCTCAGAGAGCCGGCAGTTGCTGAAAGCCCGGCGTTCAGACCAAGCAGAAGATCATCCCTGAGAAGTGAAGCTGAAGCGTTTAACCGCGTGTGTAAGCTGAACCGTCAGCCGAACGTTATATCGGACCTTGCCTATTACGAACAGGCATGGACATTGAGGTGTCGTTTGGGCAGACTTCCATTTGAAGTCGGCCGTGCGAAATTAGGGTGGTATCGCGAGAACAGGTTCTCGTCCCTTGGGGGATGAGGCCTTTTTTTATTTTCACAGAACATTTACGAAGTGAAAGGAAGATCTGTATGAACAGAGTAGACGTCAAGGAGAAAGCGCGGGCCAGAGAGCTGCGCATCTTGAACAAATGGAACGAGGAGAACACGTTCAAGAAATCAATCGAGCTGCGGGCCGGCAAGCCGAATTATGTATTCTACGAAGGTCCGCCGACCGCTAACGGCGCACCGCACATCGGTCACGTGCTTGGCCGCGTCATCAAGGATTTTGTGGGCCGTTATCAGACGATGAAGGGCTACCATGTCGTTCGGAAAGCGGGCTGGGATACGCACGGGCTTCCGGTTGAGCTTGGCGTAGAGAAGCAGCTTGGCATCTCCGGCAAGCAGGAGATCGAGAATTATGGCGTTGAAGCTTTTATCAAAAAATGCAAAGCCAGCGTATTTGAATATGAGCACAAGTGGCGCGAGCTGACTGAGGCGATTGCTTATTGGACCGATCTGGATCATCCGTACATCACACTTGAGAACAACTATATCGAGAGTGTATGGAACATTTTGGCGACGATTCATGATAAAGGCCTTCTGTACCGCGGTCATCGCGTGAGCCCATACTGTCCTTGCTGTCAGACCACGCTCAGCTCCCACGAGGTGGCGCAAGGTTATGAGGATGTTAAAGACCTTAGCGCAACGGCTAAATTTAAGCTGCATGACAGCGGAGAGTATGTACTGGCATGGACAACGACGCCTTGGACGCTTCCATCCCACGTGGCACTGGCTGTGAATCCGGATATGGATTACGCCCGCGTCGAGCAGGAGGACGGCATCTATATCGTGGCTAAGAATCTGGTAGAGGATGTCATGAAGGGCGACTTTACCGTTCTGTCCACGCTGAAAGGTTCCGAGCTGGTCGGCAAGACTTACGATCCTCCGTTCCCGTATGTAAAAGCGGAAAAAACGAATCTCATCGTCGGCGCTTCCTTTGTTACCGATGCAAGCGGTACGGGGATTGTGCATATGGCTCCTGCGCACGGTGAAGACGACTATCGCGTATGCCGTGAGAATGGCATCAGCTTCGTGAGTGTCGTGAACGGCCAAGGCCGTTATACCGATGAAGTGACGGATTTTGCCGGACGCTTCGTGAAGGATTGCGATCTGGACATCGTGAAGGCTTTGTCTGAAAAAGGACTTCTGTACAGCAAGGAGAAATACGAGCACAGCTATCCATTCTGCTGGCGCTGTAAATCCCCGCTGCTCTATTATGCGATGGAGAGCTGGTTTATCGAAACGACAGCGGTTAAGGATCAGTTGATCGCGAACAACAATGAGGTCACCTGGTATCCGGGCCATGTGCGCGAAGGCCGCTTCGGCAAGTTCCTTGAAGATCTGGTCGATTGGAATATTAGCCGGAACCGTTATTGGGGAACACCGCTTAACGTATGGGTCTGCGATTCTTGTGAAGGGCAATTCTCGCCGCACAGCATTGCGGAGCTTCGGGCTAACGCCGTAGGCGAGGTAGCGGAGGATCTGGAGCTGCATAAGCCGTATGTGGATGAAGTGAAAGTGAAATGCCCTCACTGTGAAGGCGGCGTCATGGAACGGACCTCGGAAGTCATCGACGTATGGTTTGACAGCGGATCGATGCCGTATGCACAATACCATTATCCATTCGAGGACAAGGAGAAATTCGAACAGCAGTATCCTGCCGATATGATCTGCGAAGGGATCGACCAGACGCGTGGATGGTTCTACAGCTTGCTTGCCGTATCGACCCTCTTCACGGGTAAAGCGCCTTATAAAGCAGTTATGGCCACAGGACATATTCTTGATGAAAACGGACAGAAGATGTCCAAATCCAAGGGCAACGTCATCGATCCTTGGGAAATCATCGAAGAGTACGGTACGGATGCGTTCCGTTGGGCGCTGCTCGCTGACAGTGCACCATGGAACAGCAAACGCTTTTCGAAAGGAATCGTCGGCGAAGCCAAATCCAAGGTTGTCGATACGCTGGTGAACACCCATGCGTTCCTGACATTGTATGCCGGCATCGATGGCTATGATCCGAAGGAGCATGACTTCAAGGGATCGAACCACAAGCTGGACCGCTGGATTCTGTCCCGACTGAACAGCTTGATTCAAGTGGTTGACAAGGGACTGGCCGTGAATGATTTCCTGAATGCGGCCAAAGCAATCGAAGCTTACGTGGATGAGCTGAGCAACTGGTATATCCGCCGCTCGCGCGACCGTTTCTGGGGCAGCGGACTCGGGGAAGATAAGCTGGCCGCATACGGGACGCTTACACACGTGCTGCTGACTCTCTCCAAGCTGATGGCACCATTCACGCCGATGCTGTCCGAAGATATCTTCGTCAACTTGGGCGGCGGTGAGAGCGTGCATCTGGCCGACTTCCCGCAAGCCGACGAGGCGTTGATCGACAAGGCGCTCGAGCAGGACATGGAGACGGCTAGACAGATCGTAGAGCTTGCGCGCAATGTCCGCAACGAGACCGGGATCAAAACGCGCCAGCCGCTGTCTGAGCTCATCGTATCCATGGATCGCGAGTTTGACCTTGCGGGATATGAAGACATCATCAAGGATGAGATCAACGTCAAAGCGATTGAGGTGGAGACCAGCGACAGTGGTTTCGTTGATTTCACGCTGAAAATGAACCTAAAGATTGCAGGCAAGAAATACGGCAAAAATATCGGCTTCCTGCAAGGGTTCCTGAAAGGCATGAGCAGTGACGAGACTCGCAAGGTAGTCCAAACGGGCGGCGTGAACGTGACATCGCCGGAAGGTGAAGAATTACAGATCACATCTGAAGAGCTGCTGGTGGAGAAGAAGGCGAAGGAAGGCTTCGCATCCGCTTCAGGTTATGGTTTAACCGTTGCGCTTAATACGGATATCACGCCGGAGCTCGAGCAGGAAGGCTGGGTTCGCGAAGTGGTGCGTGCCGTACAGGATACGCGGAAGAAGCTGGACCTGCCGATCGAGAAGCGGGTGAACTTGACCCTCGATACGGATGAAGAGCTTCAAGTTGCGATCGCCGCATTTGAAGATGTGCTGCGCGAGAATGTCCTAGTGAACGATTTGCAATTTGGACAAAGCGAAGACATGGAGCGGGTTGAGCTTGGCGGCAAAACCATCGGCATCCACATCGCCTAAGTTATAAATTGGTTATAAAACACTGCCCTTATCTACAGGGGCAGTGTTTTTTTGTATTTATAAAATATCGAATACTTAAGGGTGTTCTCACAAACGAATGAGATGCTTCCCATAGATGCATAATAATCAGCGAATTGATATGTAATGGTAAGCAGATTACGAGCATACAAGGTAATGTAGCTGCTCTGGGTCTATAATTTGAAGTCGATTAGTTTAGGCAAAGGGGCGGTAGAAATGGCGGAGAAGCCGGATGCTGGGGTGCCAACTGAACAAAAAAAATCACTTGAGGAAGAGCGGGACCAATTGAGCGCCATACACCGCATGACCACGGACATAGCACAGCAGCTGGAGAAAGCTCGGATCGCGGAGTATACCCAGCTGCTGAACCGCCCATGGAAGTTGATTTGGACCAATTTGCTGGCCGGGTCGGCCCGCGGTGTGGGAATCGCGATTGGCTTTACCTTTTTTGCGGCGACCATTATCTATGTCCTTCAGGCACTTGGTGCATTGAATTTGCCTATTATCGGCGACTACATTGCAGATATTGTCCGGATCGTTCAGCGTCAGCTTGAGCTGACGTGAGTGATCTATATGAATATGTAATGCCCGGCAGCCGCTGAGATTTCATAATACGCTGCCGGTCGTAAACGCTTATTTAACTGAAGGATTCATTATCATCATCAGGATCGCCATGGGGATCAAGCAGGTAGCTTCCTTCGCCCCGGTTTAGGTAATCGACATATTGCGGGCTTCGTACGATAAACACCTCGGAGCCATCGATATTGGTTGCAACGAAATTTTCATACACTTCAACAAATCCGCCTTGATCATCGCCATTCTCGATATCCATCTCGTTATAACTGTCAATTTCGTTGCCTTCCGCCAGCGCAGGGGAGTTGGAGTTCCCCCAGCTTTCAACAATCTGCCAGGCGTCCTCGCCATCAAACGCAGCATAATCGTGCTCATCCATACTGGATTTTCCAAAAGCGGGGGCAAGGACTTCCTCCTCAACCGGACGATCGTGGGAGACTCGTTCGCGAGGCGTGTCCTTTACACAATATTGTGTGTCCGGGAGAACCTCCAACCGTTCGTATGGAATTGGCTGGCCGCAGGTAAGACACACGCCGTAACGGCCGTGATGAATCGCTTCAAGTGAAAAAATAACCCGCTGCAGCTCCTGATCCACCCTATCCTGGAGTGCAAGATCTTTTTCTCGTTCAAACATCTCACTTGCCAAGTCCCCGGGATGGTTATCAATATGGGACAGCTCGCCGGTCATATCTCGCTCTGATTCCCCCAGCCCATGCTGGTCGTTATATACCATGCGCCGTTCAAGCTCAACCTTTCGATCCATCAGCTTTTGTTGTAAATTATTGAGTTGCTCCTGAGTTAGATGCGACATGTCAGGCTCCTTTCATGGTCCGAAGTTGACCTTCTGGTTCATGTGTATAGAGTGCACCCATTGAGATGGTTTTACTGACGGAAAATGTTCTCGTGATTGGACAGGAATGGACGATTTCTGAGCCGCTGTGCTACAATAAGACGAGTTACGGACCGATCAGCGAGGTGATTGTCTGATTGGAGAAGACAAGAACGGAGTGACATAAACAAGTGGTGTATTATTTGATTGCATTTGTTTTATTTCTTATCGATCAGGGAACCAAGTACTTGATTGCTTCGAACCTTGAGATGTATGAACAGATCCCTGTGATTGGGGACTTCTTCCTGATTACGTCCAGCCGAAACCGGGGAGCCGCGTTCGGCATACTGCAGGATCAATTATGGTTCTTCATTATTGTGACGCTAATCGTTGTGGGCGGAATTGTCTGGTATCTGCGGAAGGTATCGAAGGAAGGACGGAAGCTGCTGCCTACCGCTCTTGCGCTCGTGCTTGGCGGGGCACTCGGAAACTTCATCGATCGCTTGTTGACGGGGGAGGTTGTCGATTTCCTGCAATTTAATTTTGGCAGCTACACATTCCCGATTTTTAATATTGCCGATTCTTGTATCGTCATCGGTGTGGGATTGATCATATTGGACACGCTTCTGGAAGGAAGACGCGAGAAGATAAAGACAACAAGTGAAGTTTCTGGCACAGAAGGGAATGAATAATGTTGCAAGACGGTATGGATACAGGTTCGGAATGGACAGGTGAAACGGGGCACGAATCGGAAGCTTTCGAATGGTTGGTGGATGCCGAATCTGCCAAAACCCGTATCGATAAATACATAACGGAGAGCCTCGGTGAGGATGTCTCGCGCTCCCAGGTGCAGTTATGGATTACGGATGGACATGTTTTCGTGAATGAAGGTCCGGTTAAGTCCAATTACAAGGTGAGTCAGGGTGACCGCATCCTGCTGAAAATTCCTGAGCCATCGGCAGTAGAGATTATTCCGGAAGATATCCCGCTTGAGATCGCGTATGAAGATGCGGATGTCATTGTTGTGAATAAACCTCGAGGGATGGTGGTCCATCCGGCTCCGGGACATTCGTCAGGGACGCTTGTGAATGCGTTGATGTTTCACTGCAACGACTTATCGGGCATTAATGGGGAGCTTCGCCCCGGCATCGTCCATCGGATTGACAAGGATACGACCGGTCTGATTATGGCAGCGAAGAATGATAAAGCTCATGCTTCTCTTGCCGCCCAGCTGAAGGATCACAGCGTGAACCGCCGTTACTTGGCCTTGGTGCACGGCAACATCAGTCATGATCAAGGCACTATTGACGCTCCGATCGGCCGCGACGCGCAGGATCGTAAACTGTATACCGTCACAGACCGGAACAGCAAACATGCGGTGACTCATTTTACCGTAGTGGAACGGTTCGGGGATTACAGTCTTCTCGAGCTGAAGCTGGAGACGGGACGTACGCATCAAATCCGCGTGCATATGAAGTATATCGGCCATCCTCTCGTAGGTGATCCTGTATACGGCAAGAGCAAGGGGATTAAATTAAACGGTCAGGCGCTTCACGCCGCCATTTTGGGTTTTGTCCATCCCTCTACGGGGGAATACATGGAGTTTTCGGCACCGATGCCGGATGATATGGAAGAACTGTTGACGATTTTAAGGGGCCGCTAGCGGTCCCTTTTTGCATTTATAGGTTTTGGGGTCCCCGCAAAGCATTTGGAATAAGCATCGAAGCATAGGCTCCACTTTGTGGGGCTATTTCTCTTGCCATCCAAACCATGGATATGTTATAGTGACGATAACTTTAATGAAGGAGGTGAGCAGGATGAATATCGTGATGGTTAACAACCGTATTAGCCAGCTGCCTATAGCTATGGCTGGCATTGTTCATGCATTTCTCTACAACGGGAGAGGTCTGTCCAATTTTAATGATACGGTTTGTACCATCGCGAGAAGTCACCTGCCTGCCTACACGGATTAAGCCTATTTAAGGCTTACTATTCTTAAGGGTCTGCGGAGCTTGCTCTGTGGGCCCTTTTTGCGTTTGCAGTCCGGTCTTCTCCTTAATTTATACGCTTTGCGAACGAGTTGAATTGTTTGCAGCAAACAGGAGGAAACCTAGAATGAATATGATTAATGTACAGAAACTGACGCAATACCACGGTGCTCATCTGGTACTGGACCAGATCTCGTTTGAAATACAGGAAGGCGAGAAGGTCGCGCTTATCGGAAGGAACGGCAGCGGAAAGTCGACGCTGATGCGCCTGCTAGCGGGTCTGGATCAGCCCAACGAAGGGCTGCTGGCCATCAAGAAGGGGGCAAAAATCGGATATTTGGAGCAAATCCCGAGCCATATGGATACCTGGACGGTGCAGGATGTACTGGCACAGGGGTTGCGTCACTTGAAGGATTACCGAGCGGAAATGACGGAGCTTGAGGAAAAAATGAGTGACCCGGACATCGCCGGAGATTCTGAGCTGCTCGATCGAGTGCTGCGGAAATACTCAGCGCTTCAGGAACGGTTTGAAACAGAGGGCGGCTATGAGCTGGAAGCAAGCATCGATAAAATCGCTACCGGGCTGCAAATACCCAAGAGTGAGTACGGATCGGCTTTTGGTTCGTTGTCGGGTGGAGAACAGACACGTGTCGTGCTGGCATCGCAGCTGATTGTACAGCCGGATTTGCTCCTGCTCGATGAACCAACCAACCATCTGGATTTAGCACGCACGGAATGGTTGGAGGAATTCTTGCGCGAATATTCGGGAACTTGCGTCATTATCTCTCACGACCGATATTTTCTGGACCGGGTGGTGTCCAAAACGATAGAGATTGAAGATGGCGAGGTTTTCACTGCTCATGGCGGCTATACTGCGTTCATGAAAGATAAGGAAGAGCGATTGCTGCAGCAGTTCGCCGAATATCAAGAGCAGCAGAAAGTTATCAAGAAGATGAAGGAATCCATCAAGCAGCTTGAAGAATTCGGCCGGATTGGCGGCAATGAGAAGTTTTTCAAGCGCGCGGCCTCCATGAGACGGGCATTAGAGCGGATGGAGCGGGTCAAGCGCCCCGTGCTGGAACGAAGACAGGCTGAGTTTGACCTGAATCCTCAGGATCGTTCCGGCCGCCGCGTGGCATACTTTGAACAAGTTGAGGTTTCCTATGGGAATCAGGCGGTGCTGAGGGGGGCATCCGGTCTAATCGAATTCGGCGAGAAAATCGCGCTGATGGGCTCGAACGGCAGCGGGAAAACAACGCTTTTTAAAGTGCTGTTGGGCGAGCTGACACCCGATTCCGGTTCGCTTGAATGGGGTTCGCGTGTCGATGTCGGTTACTTGGCTCAGCAGGAGGAACCGGACAATCCGAAGGCAACGGTGCTCCAATATTTCCGGGAGAAGGCCGGAGTCGAAGAGGGAGAAGCCCGAGGGATATTGGCAAGGTATCTGTTCTATGGCGCGTCCGTATTCAGATCGGTGGGGCAGCTGTCCGGAGGGGAATGGACACGATTGAGACTCGCGCTGCTCATCCATCAGAAGCCGAACCTGCTGCTTCTGGATGAACCCACGAACCATCTGGATATTGCCTCCCGTGAAGCGTTGGAGGATGCATTGCAGGGTTATACGGGGACCATTCTTGCCATTTCCCATGACCGTTATTTCGTGAATCAAGTGTCTCGCAAAGTGTGGGATTTAAATCAAGGGAAGCTGACGGTCTATCATGGAAATTATGATGATTTCCGGGATAAGAAAGAACGGCTTGAAGCTGAACTACAGGCAAAGGATTTATCAGCAGGGAGAGAGGGTATCTCGAAACAGAAGGCGGAGCCGCAGCCCCAAGCGAAGGATAGCCCTGCTCTGCTTGCCAAGAACGTAAATGCGGATCGTTCTTCCGCCGAAAGGGCCAAATGGTTGGAGGAGGAAATTGCACGTATTGAGACCCGCATTCGGCAGCTTGACGGCTGGCTTGAGAGTGAAGGCGGCGATTTACACGAGGATACGGATCTGTCGCTGCTCGAGCAGCGCTGGAACGACCGAGAGCTGTTATCCGCGAGTCGTGATGAGCTCCTTGCGGAATGGCTGGATCTGACTTAAAGTACGAATTCGAATATGAACACCATATGATTTACCAGCTCCGACCAGCCGGAAAAGTACAAATCATTTGATATATAATGCATGGCTCCAGTTATGATTTT
This Paenibacillus sp. JZ16 DNA region includes the following protein-coding sequences:
- a CDS encoding DivIVA domain-containing protein; amino-acid sequence: MPLTPLDIHNKEFARRIRGYDEDEVNEFLDQIIKDYESVIRENKELGNQLIAMQERLDHFSNIEETLSKTIIVAQEAADELKNNAKKEAQLIIKESEKNADRIINDALGKSRKIALEVEELKKQASIYRTRFRSLVEAQLELLKQEGWETLENREPSLEPKEVY
- the ileS gene encoding isoleucine--tRNA ligase; this translates as MNRVDVKEKARARELRILNKWNEENTFKKSIELRAGKPNYVFYEGPPTANGAPHIGHVLGRVIKDFVGRYQTMKGYHVVRKAGWDTHGLPVELGVEKQLGISGKQEIENYGVEAFIKKCKASVFEYEHKWRELTEAIAYWTDLDHPYITLENNYIESVWNILATIHDKGLLYRGHRVSPYCPCCQTTLSSHEVAQGYEDVKDLSATAKFKLHDSGEYVLAWTTTPWTLPSHVALAVNPDMDYARVEQEDGIYIVAKNLVEDVMKGDFTVLSTLKGSELVGKTYDPPFPYVKAEKTNLIVGASFVTDASGTGIVHMAPAHGEDDYRVCRENGISFVSVVNGQGRYTDEVTDFAGRFVKDCDLDIVKALSEKGLLYSKEKYEHSYPFCWRCKSPLLYYAMESWFIETTAVKDQLIANNNEVTWYPGHVREGRFGKFLEDLVDWNISRNRYWGTPLNVWVCDSCEGQFSPHSIAELRANAVGEVAEDLELHKPYVDEVKVKCPHCEGGVMERTSEVIDVWFDSGSMPYAQYHYPFEDKEKFEQQYPADMICEGIDQTRGWFYSLLAVSTLFTGKAPYKAVMATGHILDENGQKMSKSKGNVIDPWEIIEEYGTDAFRWALLADSAPWNSKRFSKGIVGEAKSKVVDTLVNTHAFLTLYAGIDGYDPKEHDFKGSNHKLDRWILSRLNSLIQVVDKGLAVNDFLNAAKAIEAYVDELSNWYIRRSRDRFWGSGLGEDKLAAYGTLTHVLLTLSKLMAPFTPMLSEDIFVNLGGGESVHLADFPQADEALIDKALEQDMETARQIVELARNVRNETGIKTRQPLSELIVSMDREFDLAGYEDIIKDEINVKAIEVETSDSGFVDFTLKMNLKIAGKKYGKNIGFLQGFLKGMSSDETRKVVQTGGVNVTSPEGEELQITSEELLVEKKAKEGFASASGYGLTVALNTDITPELEQEGWVREVVRAVQDTRKKLDLPIEKRVNLTLDTDEELQVAIAAFEDVLRENVLVNDLQFGQSEDMERVELGGKTIGIHIA
- a CDS encoding DUF5665 domain-containing protein — encoded protein: MAEKPDAGVPTEQKKSLEEERDQLSAIHRMTTDIAQQLEKARIAEYTQLLNRPWKLIWTNLLAGSARGVGIAIGFTFFAATIIYVLQALGALNLPIIGDYIADIVRIVQRQLELT
- a CDS encoding TraR/DksA C4-type zinc finger protein; protein product: MSHLTQEQLNNLQQKLMDRKVELERRMVYNDQHGLGESERDMTGELSHIDNHPGDLASEMFEREKDLALQDRVDQELQRVIFSLEAIHHGRYGVCLTCGQPIPYERLEVLPDTQYCVKDTPRERVSHDRPVEEEVLAPAFGKSSMDEHDYAAFDGEDAWQIVESWGNSNSPALAEGNEIDSYNEMDIENGDDQGGFVEVYENFVATNIDGSEVFIVRSPQYVDYLNRGEGSYLLDPHGDPDDDNESFS
- the lspA gene encoding signal peptidase II, translated to MVYYLIAFVLFLIDQGTKYLIASNLEMYEQIPVIGDFFLITSSRNRGAAFGILQDQLWFFIIVTLIVVGGIVWYLRKVSKEGRKLLPTALALVLGGALGNFIDRLLTGEVVDFLQFNFGSYTFPIFNIADSCIVIGVGLIILDTLLEGRREKIKTTSEVSGTEGNE
- a CDS encoding RluA family pseudouridine synthase; the encoded protein is MLQDGMDTGSEWTGETGHESEAFEWLVDAESAKTRIDKYITESLGEDVSRSQVQLWITDGHVFVNEGPVKSNYKVSQGDRILLKIPEPSAVEIIPEDIPLEIAYEDADVIVVNKPRGMVVHPAPGHSSGTLVNALMFHCNDLSGINGELRPGIVHRIDKDTTGLIMAAKNDKAHASLAAQLKDHSVNRRYLALVHGNISHDQGTIDAPIGRDAQDRKLYTVTDRNSKHAVTHFTVVERFGDYSLLELKLETGRTHQIRVHMKYIGHPLVGDPVYGKSKGIKLNGQALHAAILGFVHPSTGEYMEFSAPMPDDMEELLTILRGR
- the abc-f gene encoding ribosomal protection-like ABC-F family protein — protein: MNMINVQKLTQYHGAHLVLDQISFEIQEGEKVALIGRNGSGKSTLMRLLAGLDQPNEGLLAIKKGAKIGYLEQIPSHMDTWTVQDVLAQGLRHLKDYRAEMTELEEKMSDPDIAGDSELLDRVLRKYSALQERFETEGGYELEASIDKIATGLQIPKSEYGSAFGSLSGGEQTRVVLASQLIVQPDLLLLDEPTNHLDLARTEWLEEFLREYSGTCVIISHDRYFLDRVVSKTIEIEDGEVFTAHGGYTAFMKDKEERLLQQFAEYQEQQKVIKKMKESIKQLEEFGRIGGNEKFFKRAASMRRALERMERVKRPVLERRQAEFDLNPQDRSGRRVAYFEQVEVSYGNQAVLRGASGLIEFGEKIALMGSNGSGKTTLFKVLLGELTPDSGSLEWGSRVDVGYLAQQEEPDNPKATVLQYFREKAGVEEGEARGILARYLFYGASVFRSVGQLSGGEWTRLRLALLIHQKPNLLLLDEPTNHLDIASREALEDALQGYTGTILAISHDRYFVNQVSRKVWDLNQGKLTVYHGNYDDFRDKKERLEAELQAKDLSAGREGISKQKAEPQPQAKDSPALLAKNVNADRSSAERAKWLEEEIARIETRIRQLDGWLESEGGDLHEDTDLSLLEQRWNDRELLSASRDELLAEWLDLT